A single Methylomonas sp. AM2-LC DNA region contains:
- the bamB gene encoding outer membrane protein assembly factor BamB: MLFFRNRPPLSVSVFFCCLLLLTGCAGLDTMGDMMSGITDLFADDDTADPPAKLAEDYQGEIQVDLLWSDSVGVGADNKSLKLLPKVRDGIIYVADFRGLLQARSVIDGEIRWETKTEYNFAAGPGLGRQVLIMGTNHGEVLAFDINTGALKWSTTVSSEVLAVPVIAEGKVIVRTTDGKIISLREEDGGVQWSAEHSVPALSIRGAGTPLVLDDSMIVGAANGKLLDIQIKDGKVLWESTISIPSGRSEVDRLVDLDVDPVESRASLYVCSYQGGTAAVSKSDGEVIWRNENVSSYTGISYDSRYLYISDTHGEVWQVDQRNGGSLWKQKDLHNRQLSAAINYEKYVVVGDFEGYVHWLSTMDGRLLGRIKVSKAAIETKPVIVDGIVYVYSKDGILAALKVR; the protein is encoded by the coding sequence ATGTTATTTTTCCGTAATCGCCCGCCACTCTCTGTTTCAGTTTTTTTCTGCTGCCTGTTATTGTTAACTGGTTGTGCGGGTTTGGATACCATGGGCGATATGATGTCCGGGATTACCGATTTGTTTGCGGATGACGATACGGCTGACCCACCCGCAAAACTGGCGGAAGATTATCAGGGTGAAATACAGGTAGATTTATTATGGTCCGATTCCGTTGGAGTGGGTGCCGATAATAAATCGCTAAAATTGCTACCTAAAGTACGTGACGGTATTATTTACGTTGCCGATTTTCGTGGTTTGCTGCAAGCGCGTTCGGTTATTGATGGCGAAATTCGCTGGGAAACTAAAACCGAATATAACTTTGCCGCTGGCCCCGGCCTAGGTAGACAAGTGCTGATTATGGGTACTAACCATGGCGAAGTATTAGCGTTTGATATTAACACCGGCGCACTTAAATGGAGTACCACCGTATCCAGTGAAGTACTGGCGGTGCCGGTGATCGCTGAAGGCAAAGTCATCGTACGTACCACCGATGGCAAAATCATCTCATTACGCGAAGAAGATGGCGGCGTACAATGGTCTGCTGAACATAGCGTGCCTGCTTTAAGTATCCGTGGTGCTGGTACACCGCTGGTGCTGGATGACAGTATGATTGTAGGTGCAGCCAACGGCAAATTACTGGACATTCAGATTAAAGACGGCAAAGTGTTATGGGAATCGACCATTTCCATACCCAGCGGCCGTTCTGAAGTGGATCGTTTGGTTGATTTGGATGTTGATCCGGTGGAAAGCCGAGCCTCATTATATGTTTGCAGTTATCAAGGAGGAACAGCCGCCGTTTCTAAATCCGATGGTGAAGTCATCTGGCGTAACGAAAACGTATCCTCTTATACCGGCATTAGTTACGACTCCCGTTATTTATACATCAGTGATACCCATGGCGAAGTCTGGCAAGTGGACCAGCGCAACGGCGGTTCGTTATGGAAACAAAAAGATTTACACAATCGCCAGCTTAGTGCGGCGATTAATTATGAAAAATATGTGGTAGTGGGTGATTTTGAAGGTTATGTACATTGGCTTTCAACCATGGATGGCCGTCTGTTGGGCCGTATAAAAGTATCGAAAGCTGCCATTGAAACCAAGCCCGTCATTGTTGACGGTATCGTTTACGTATATTCAAAAGACGGCATCCTCGCTGCCTTGAAAGTGAGATAA
- a CDS encoding tetratricopeptide repeat protein produces the protein MAIYDTEEEQIEQFKRWWSVNQTSVIIGVITAIVIVSGANFWQRYQQEIRTQASQAFQEMLDNAAKNNLDGVEKIAEKLNKEYASSAYAQFAALELAKVKVQKGDLEAAKAILDKQIKTTDSDEIKHLARLRLIELDIATKQYEQGLQLIASVDPATSEGFAANYDELQGDIYVAMDRLDEARTAYQSAIRTGQATPLIQFKLDDISAPAFTATPAK, from the coding sequence GTGGCAATTTACGATACTGAAGAAGAACAAATTGAACAATTTAAAAGATGGTGGAGCGTTAATCAAACCTCGGTCATCATTGGTGTTATAACCGCCATTGTGATTGTCAGTGGCGCTAATTTTTGGCAACGTTACCAGCAGGAAATCCGCACTCAGGCTTCGCAGGCTTTTCAAGAAATGCTGGATAATGCCGCCAAAAATAATTTGGATGGGGTTGAAAAAATCGCAGAAAAATTAAATAAAGAATATGCCAGTTCTGCCTATGCGCAATTTGCTGCGTTGGAATTAGCTAAAGTTAAAGTGCAAAAAGGCGATCTGGAAGCGGCCAAAGCCATTTTGGACAAGCAAATTAAAACCACGGATAGCGACGAAATTAAACATTTGGCACGCTTGCGCCTGATTGAACTGGACATTGCTACTAAGCAGTATGAACAAGGTTTACAGTTGATTGCAAGCGTTGATCCTGCCACTAGCGAAGGATTTGCCGCCAATTACGACGAATTGCAAGGCGATATCTATGTAGCGATGGACAGATTGGATGAAGCACGTACTGCTTATCAAAGCGCCATCAGAACTGGCCAGGCTACGCCGTTAATTCAATTTAAACTGGACGATATTTCGGCCCCGGCTTTCACTGCAACACCCGCAAAATAG